The Microbacterium sp. LWO12-1.2 genome includes a window with the following:
- a CDS encoding peptidase encodes MNVEIDWSAFLLVFVAALVGAASIVTFYAVGLRLLVRSGRSPVVSPAEFTDAITVITDKDLRRAAKQAAKAAKKSPLSEGEKTLSLVGAYACFGLCAVAVVAGILIIVVGH; translated from the coding sequence ATGAACGTCGAGATCGACTGGTCGGCCTTCCTCCTGGTGTTCGTCGCGGCGCTTGTCGGAGCGGCATCCATCGTCACTTTCTACGCCGTCGGCCTGCGTCTGCTGGTCCGCAGCGGCCGGTCGCCGGTCGTCAGTCCCGCGGAGTTCACGGATGCGATCACGGTGATCACCGACAAGGATCTGCGGCGCGCCGCGAAGCAGGCGGCGAAGGCGGCGAAGAAGAGCCCCCTCAGCGAAGGCGAGAAGACGCTGTCGCTGGTCGGCGCCTACGCGTGCTTCGGGCTCTGCGCGGTCGCGGTCGTGGCCGGCATCCTGATCATCGTCGTCGGGCACTGA
- a CDS encoding TetR/AcrR family transcriptional regulator: MAKNESRRRLIADAGLTVLAREGSRGLTHRAVDEVAGVPTGTTSNYFRSREALVTGLVDRIGERLAPSDEDLARRGSAEPGVALFADYLRDIVRRLSEERDVTLALFELRLESSRRPEVAAVLGAWQRAGFEGDIAFNADAGLPGGRQELALFHYAIDGMLLDRLTTPLDPETSTDEIIDALVSGLLR; encoded by the coding sequence ATGGCCAAGAACGAATCGCGACGACGGCTCATCGCGGATGCCGGGCTCACGGTGCTCGCCCGCGAAGGCTCCCGGGGGCTCACGCACCGCGCCGTGGACGAGGTGGCCGGTGTCCCCACCGGCACCACGTCGAACTACTTCCGCAGTCGTGAAGCCCTGGTCACGGGTCTTGTCGACCGCATCGGAGAGCGCCTGGCCCCCTCCGACGAGGACCTTGCGCGACGTGGTTCTGCGGAACCAGGAGTCGCCCTGTTCGCCGACTACCTGCGCGACATCGTCCGTCGTCTCAGCGAGGAGCGCGACGTGACGCTGGCACTGTTCGAGTTGCGGCTGGAGAGCAGCCGTCGCCCCGAGGTCGCCGCTGTCCTCGGGGCGTGGCAGCGGGCCGGCTTCGAAGGCGACATCGCTTTCAACGCCGATGCAGGCCTTCCCGGCGGACGCCAGGAGCTCGCGCTCTTCCACTACGCGATCGACGGCATGCTGCTCGACCGCCTCACGACGCCGCTCGACCCCGAGACGTCGACGGACGAGATCATCGACGCTCTGGTGTCGGGCCTGCTGCGCTGA
- a CDS encoding metallophosphoesterase, whose amino-acid sequence MSAPLDEEYVFGRHQPASHVLIHVSDPHFLAGGARLGGRYDVEENFARTLDAIRRVHPHPAAIVITGDLADLGEPDAYRRLRAAVEPVAAELDTVVVWVAGNHDERPALREGLLDLAPTEEPVTGVWDLGGLRLIALDTSVPGWHHGDLDRGQLDWLARILEEPAPHGTLLAMHHPPLPSHLALFDILELQHQDELAEVIRGTDVRGILAGHLHYSAHGMFADVPVSVSSATCYTMNVALPAPDVNGMDAAQAFQLVHVHPDTITHTVVPVTDAPTGAYFSAEWLERMARLTPQERLEAFSRKPAR is encoded by the coding sequence ATGTCAGCGCCCCTCGACGAGGAGTACGTGTTCGGCCGGCACCAGCCCGCATCGCACGTGCTCATCCATGTCAGCGATCCGCACTTCCTCGCCGGGGGAGCGCGTCTCGGCGGCCGGTATGACGTGGAGGAGAACTTCGCGCGCACGCTCGACGCGATCCGACGAGTGCATCCCCACCCTGCGGCGATCGTGATCACGGGAGACCTCGCCGACCTGGGGGAGCCCGATGCCTATCGCCGTCTCCGCGCGGCCGTCGAGCCGGTGGCGGCCGAGCTCGACACCGTCGTGGTGTGGGTCGCCGGCAATCACGACGAGCGCCCCGCCCTGCGCGAAGGGCTCCTCGATCTCGCACCCACCGAGGAACCTGTGACCGGTGTCTGGGATCTCGGTGGTCTGCGCCTTATCGCTCTCGATACGAGCGTTCCCGGCTGGCATCACGGCGATCTCGATCGGGGCCAGCTCGATTGGCTCGCACGAATCCTCGAGGAGCCGGCTCCGCACGGCACGCTGCTGGCGATGCATCATCCGCCGCTGCCGAGCCACCTCGCGCTGTTCGACATCCTCGAGCTGCAGCATCAGGACGAGCTGGCCGAGGTCATCCGGGGTACCGACGTGCGCGGCATCCTGGCCGGACACCTCCACTATTCCGCGCATGGCATGTTCGCGGATGTTCCCGTGAGTGTCTCGTCCGCGACGTGCTACACGATGAACGTGGCTCTTCCCGCCCCCGACGTGAACGGCATGGACGCGGCCCAGGCGTTCCAGCTGGTCCATGTGCACCCGGACACCATCACCCATACCGTGGTGCCCGTCACCGATGCGCCGACAGGCGCCTATTTCTCCGCCGAATGGCTGGAGCGGATGGCGCGGCTCACGCCGCAGGAACGCCTCGAGGCGTTCTCCCGCAAACCGGCACGCTGA
- a CDS encoding aspartate ammonia-lyase gives MASAAPPLTRTESDSLGSMEIPADAYWGIHTARADANFPITKRPISVYPDLVRALAMVKQASARANRAIGVLDPERADLIDRAAQRVIDGEFHDQFTVGVIQGGAGTSTNMNANEVITNIALEMAGRAKGDYAFLSPIDHTNRSQSTNDVYPTAVKIGLSLTLRSLLDELDLLRRSFLGKAGEFHDILKVGRTQLQDAVPMTLGQEFHGFATTLGEDHSRLTENASLMFEINMGATAIGTGITTHADYAPAVLHHLREITGLDLSTATDLVESTSDTGSFMSFSSTLKRNAIKLSKICNDLRLLASGPQAGLGEINLPAMQAGSSIMPGKVNPVIPEVVNQVAFAVVGADMTVTMAVEGGQLQLNAFEPVIAHSIFQSITWMRQAMWTLRVNCIDGITANRDRLGAMVGASVGVITALTPFIGYAAAAALAKTALLTNRNVADLVVEAGLMSRDEVMKQLSPARLSGLEAVTAAIPIIAPEDLIEI, from the coding sequence ATGGCTTCTGCCGCGCCTCCCCTTACCCGTACCGAGTCCGATTCGCTCGGAAGCATGGAGATCCCCGCCGACGCGTACTGGGGCATCCACACTGCTCGAGCCGATGCGAACTTCCCGATCACGAAGCGCCCGATCTCGGTGTATCCGGATCTCGTCAGGGCACTCGCGATGGTCAAGCAGGCGAGCGCGCGGGCGAACCGCGCGATCGGTGTGCTCGACCCGGAGCGCGCTGACCTGATCGATCGGGCAGCGCAGCGTGTCATCGATGGTGAGTTCCACGACCAGTTCACCGTGGGTGTCATCCAGGGCGGCGCCGGCACCTCGACCAACATGAACGCGAACGAGGTCATCACCAACATCGCGCTCGAGATGGCGGGGCGGGCGAAGGGCGACTACGCCTTCCTGTCGCCGATCGATCACACCAACCGCAGCCAGTCCACGAACGACGTCTACCCGACAGCCGTGAAGATCGGCCTCTCGCTGACGCTGCGTTCTCTCCTCGACGAGCTCGACCTGCTGCGTCGGTCGTTCCTCGGCAAGGCAGGCGAGTTCCACGACATCCTCAAGGTCGGACGCACGCAGCTCCAGGACGCGGTGCCGATGACGCTCGGTCAGGAGTTCCACGGATTCGCGACCACTCTCGGCGAGGACCACAGTCGTCTGACCGAGAACGCGTCGCTGATGTTCGAGATCAACATGGGTGCGACCGCGATCGGCACAGGAATCACGACGCACGCCGACTACGCGCCGGCGGTGCTGCACCACCTGCGCGAGATCACCGGTCTGGATCTGTCCACCGCCACGGACCTCGTCGAGTCGACGAGCGACACGGGGTCCTTCATGTCGTTCTCCTCGACACTCAAGCGCAACGCGATCAAGCTCTCCAAGATCTGCAACGACCTGCGCCTGCTCGCGTCCGGACCGCAGGCCGGGCTCGGTGAGATCAACCTTCCCGCCATGCAGGCCGGGTCCAGCATCATGCCGGGCAAGGTCAACCCGGTGATCCCCGAGGTCGTCAACCAGGTCGCGTTCGCCGTGGTCGGTGCCGACATGACCGTCACGATGGCGGTGGAGGGCGGCCAGCTGCAGCTCAACGCCTTCGAGCCCGTGATCGCCCACTCGATCTTCCAGTCGATCACCTGGATGCGTCAGGCGATGTGGACGCTGCGTGTCAACTGCATCGACGGCATCACCGCGAACCGCGACCGCCTCGGGGCGATGGTCGGTGCCTCGGTCGGTGTCATCACCGCTCTGACTCCGTTCATCGGTTACGCAGCCGCTGCGGCGCTGGCCAAGACGGCCCTGCTCACGAACCGCAATGTGGCCGACCTCGTGGTCGAGGCCGGTCTGATGTCCCGCGACGAGGTCATGAAGCAGCTCTCGCCGGCACGACTCTCCGGGCTCGAGGCCGTCACCGCGGCGATCCCGATCATCGCGCCGGAGGATCTCATCGAGATCTGA
- a CDS encoding fumarylacetoacetate hydrolase family protein — protein MRFAHLRRADSPRAILAVVEDADAILVSDLLADAPATLQQLIEGGDEMLVALRAALADGSAPRHPLDGWTFDSAVIAPPAVLAVGLNYAAHSSELGLKTDTAPTVFTLWPNSLTGHEHTTSWPRTLSEAVDYEAELGVLIGTPAKDVTHDEALSHVWGYTVVNDITARNVQFSEAQWSRCKSFDGFTPTGPFVVTADEIPDPQDLHIWTVVDGHTVQDASTDQMVRSVATLITHLSQSLTLLPGTLISTGSPGGAGYSRDPQIFLRDRSTVTVGIDGIGALTTHCRILD, from the coding sequence ATGCGGTTCGCTCATCTGCGCCGTGCCGATTCCCCTCGTGCGATTCTCGCCGTGGTGGAAGACGCCGACGCCATCCTCGTCTCTGATCTCCTGGCCGACGCTCCTGCAACCCTGCAGCAGCTCATCGAAGGAGGAGACGAGATGCTCGTCGCCCTCCGCGCGGCACTCGCGGACGGGTCCGCACCGCGGCACCCGTTGGATGGGTGGACCTTCGACTCCGCCGTCATCGCTCCGCCTGCCGTGCTCGCCGTCGGCCTCAACTACGCCGCGCACTCGAGCGAACTCGGCTTGAAGACCGACACCGCTCCTACCGTGTTCACGCTGTGGCCAAACTCCCTGACCGGCCACGAGCACACCACCTCGTGGCCGCGCACCCTCAGCGAGGCAGTGGACTACGAAGCGGAGCTCGGAGTGCTCATCGGCACCCCCGCCAAGGACGTCACCCACGACGAGGCTCTGTCCCATGTCTGGGGCTACACGGTGGTCAACGACATCACTGCGCGCAACGTCCAGTTCTCCGAAGCCCAGTGGTCGCGGTGCAAGTCGTTCGACGGCTTCACCCCCACCGGTCCGTTCGTCGTCACCGCCGACGAGATCCCCGACCCTCAGGACCTGCACATCTGGACCGTCGTGGACGGCCACACCGTGCAGGATGCCTCGACCGACCAGATGGTCCGCTCGGTCGCCACGCTCATCACGCATCTGTCGCAGTCGTTGACGTTGCTGCCCGGCACGCTCATCTCCACCGGCAGCCCGGGCGGAGCCGGATACTCGCGCGATCCGCAGATCTTCCTCCGCGACCGCTCCACGGTCACCGTCGGCATCGACGGCATCGGCGCGCTCACCACGCACTGCCGCATCCTGGACTGA